The following coding sequences lie in one Crassostrea angulata isolate pt1a10 chromosome 10, ASM2561291v2, whole genome shotgun sequence genomic window:
- the LOC128164635 gene encoding uncharacterized protein LOC128164635, whose protein sequence is MAMSAEDEIQAMAQHYLVCGTEDCKRNCQFYCNPCHQRLCERCRDEHQKSPDTKEHEVVTYKQRKPQLPEEKCNLHPKRNVEILCKECNVPLCAKCIFMKEHTGHQLDDLEEKYAEKVAFCRSEISKIQEYYLSTSQGLKKEIREDVMEIKKTMDNIRNSIKTEAESLKELVDRVTSDKLEQANKIEETLLKTLNLQEKTYEDYTEYLEKLLKEFHRYKSITNFRVLFSEDFDKLKIQSIPETTQLVLPVFTAGQFYKDDVSKLLGSVNFPNTKPDNRTIKPMETASTQLKLTGKQTRRDVEKLDMKQTLSLSSSVTKVKEYTVPGVDRVYHLSLGKSGRLWCSDHYGNLVQIDLEGNQLQKIQTSGKDEGYHTVTPTGDLLYADRDNKVINRIKQDNTITTFIKTGDWEPISIHSSHINGDVLVGMEKGVEAKVTRYNKTGKEIQNIQRDNNGQELYEYPHFITENINGDICTSNFNKRAVVVVNKSGQHRFSYTGRGSGVSPDGICTDLLGHIIVCNGCFGNNSLDIIDQDGQFLSQLLPPQQGILPCCVCVDDESNLHVGQLYTNTVTVYKYLQ, encoded by the coding sequence ATGGCAATGTCTGCAGAAGATGAAATACAGGCGATGGCCCAGCACTATTTGGTTTGTGGCACTGAAGACTGTAAGAGGAACTGTCAGTTCTATTGCAATCCTTGTCACCAAAGATTGTGTGAAAGATGCAGAGATGAACATCAGAAGAGTCCAGATACCAAGGAACATGAAGTGGTCACATACAAACAACGCAAACCACAACTTCCAGAGGAGAAATGCAATCTCCATCCAAAACGAAATGTAGAAATTCTTTGTAAGGAATGTAATGTCCCTCTTTGCGCTAAATGTATCTTCATGAAAGAGCACACCGGTCATCAACTTGACGATCTGGAAGAAAAATACGCAGAAAAGGTCGCATTTTGCAGATCAGAAATCTCCAAAATCCAAGAGTATTACCTCTCAACATCACaaggtttaaaaaaagagaTTAGAGAAGATGTCATGGAAATAAAGAAGACTATGGACAACATCAGAAATTCCATAAAGACTGAAGCGGAGTCTCTGAAAGAGCTGGTGGATAGGGTAACATCAGACAAATTGGAACAAGCCAATAAAATAGAAGAAACACTTctcaaaacattaaatttacaGGAAAAAACTTATGAGGACTACACTGAATATCTTGAAAAACTTCTGAAGGAGTTTCACAGGTACAAGTCCATCACCAATTTCAGAGTTTTATTTTCTGaggattttgataaattgaaaatCCAGTCCATACCAGAGACAACACAGCTTGTCCTACCAGTGTTTACTGCTGGCCAGTTCTACAAAGACGATGTTTCTAAGTTGCTTGGTAGCGTAAATTTTCCGAACACCAAACCTGATAATAGAACAATAAAACCCATGGAGACTGCCTCTACACAGTTGAAACTTACAGGGAAACAGACGAGACGAGACGTAGAGAAATTAGACATGAAACAAACACTGTCTCTGTCTTCCTCTGTCACCAAGGTCAAGGAGTACACGGTACCAGGTGTTGACAGGGTATATCATTTATCATTGGGTAAATCGGGCAGACTCTGGTGCAGTGATCATTATGGTAACCTTGTCCAAATAGATCTAGAAGGGAATCAGCTACAGAAGATACAAACCAGTGGTAAAGATGAGGGATACCACACAGTCACACCGACCGGGGACCTGCTCTACGCAGACAGAGACAACAAAGTTATCAATAGGATAAAACAGGATAATACGATCActacatttattaaaacagGAGACTGGGAACCAATCAGCATACACTCCTCCCACATCAACGGGGACGTACTGGTGGGGATGGAAAAAGGTGTAGAGGCTAAAGTCACCAGGTACAACAAGACAGGGaaagaaatacagaacatacagaGGGACAACAACGGACAGGAACTGTATGAGTATCCACACTtcatcacagaaaacatcaatggtgaTATCTGTACATCAAACTTTAACAAACGAGCTGTAGTGGTAGTGAATAAATCAGGACAACACAGATTCTCCTACACAGGTCGGGGGTCAGGGGTTTCCCCCGATGGTATCTGTACTGATCTCCTTGGTCACATCATTGTCTGTAACGGTTGTTTTGGAAATAATTCACTTGACATCATTGATCAGGACGGTCAGTTCTTGTCTCAACTACTCCCACCACAACAAGGGATACTTCCCTGTTGTGTGTGTGTTGATGATGAGAGCAATCTCCATGTGGGACAATTGTACACCAACACAGTGACAGTCTACAAGTATCTACAGTAA